One Candidatus Eremiobacteraceae bacterium genomic window, CCGCCCGCGTTACGAGTGGTGCGACCGACGAGTTGCAGCCCGCAACGAGGAGACAACTTGCGGCTGCCACCGCCGCGGCGTTTAGATGCACCCTGTTCATCATATCCGTTCTCCTATGTATTCCATGCGCAAATCGATCACGAGCCAAGGCTTTCGATTTGACAACGCGAGTGTAAGTCCGACGTGCTTTAATGCGACACCTCCCGCCTCGCATGCATTGTGACTGACGCAAATAAAGACGCTCGATAAGCGCAAGAACTCAATGGAGACTTCGTCACAGACTAGTGACCGACGAAGTGCGCGGTCAATTGTTCGAGTGAACCACCTGACAAATGCCTAGCAGGGTTCCCACCAAAGGTGGGAACCCTTTTTTGCGCGGTGTTTTCTCAACCGATAGATCTAATGCCGGCGATGATGGGGCACAGCCACTTGGCTCGCGGCCGTCATCGGCAGCCGTGACGCGTGAACGCCAAACCGCTTCGCGACGATCCGGTACGAGAATCCGACGCTTGCGTGGCCGCCTTGAAGCTCGAGGACGGTGAAACCGTGGGCTGAACGCTGGTCGATGTACAGCCCCCTGCAATCGCCTTCCGGCGTGGCCGTGACAAGATAGGTCGCATTGGGGTCGATGACGTTTGCGAACTTCGGATCCAGCGCTACATAGGCGGAGCCTCCGACGAGCGTCCCTTCACCGTTGTCTTCGATCGTCGGTTCTGCCTCGACTGCTGCGTATTCGGCCACGTTGGCGACGCGTTTTGTGCCCTGCAGGCAACCGTTGTGGCACGATCCTTGGCTGTAAAGAAGTCCGGCGATACCGACGTTGCCGGTATCCGTTACGGTCATCTCTCGGTCGTCGTTAGCGTCAAGAACTGTAAGTACGGGGGTGTTCGTATTGACGCCGCCGCCGTAAACCAGCAGCGCATCGTAGGTATTTCCCGGTTTTTGTTCGATAACCGCGGCTACGGCTACGTCCGAGAACACGGAAAGTTCTCCGCTGCTGTACACATCGAAGACGTCTCCAGCTGGGCCGACTGCTCGGATGATGGCGTTGTTCGAACTGGACGTGTCCTGCAGGTAAAGCTCAGGAGCGGTCGTGTTGGCCCCCTGATTCGCAAAAAGTGACGTGCCGCTTTGAGAGAATGCGTAGAGTGCGTTCCCGCTACCCGCAAAAGAATGAATCCCGTCATTTGCCGCCCCGCCGTTGGCAAGCAGGCCCGATGCTCCGCTGCTGTGAGACGTCGACGTGTTACTGCCGGCCACGCCGGCACCGGTTGAGCTATTCTGGCCGTAGACGCCGCTCCCGAACGTGCTCGCCGAGAAGCCTGCCACGCCATTTTGCCCGGCAGATCCGGTTTCGGTGCCGGTTACGCCCGTGCCGTTGGTCGACGTGCCGCTCACGCCGCTGTTGAGTGTGCCGCTCGTGCTGACGTCCGAGCCCAGCACACCTGATTTGCCAGCCGTCTTGCCGGCGCTCTTGAATTTCGTCTGACCTTCCAGCGCGACGCCACTCGTCGAAACGCCCTTGATCGAGTCGCCGGATCCGCTATTATTCCATTGTAGGCACGGCTTGGTGGAATCGCACGAAAAAATCGATTCTACCGCCGCCCGTGCCGGGCCGATGGACGCGATCGCGGTCGAAACTGCCGCCATCGCCGCCAAACACATCGCGAGGCGAGCCTTCCAAGTATGCATGATTTCATTCCCTTCGGATTACCGATCGTACCGATCGAACCAACGCGAACGCGGAGATCTTCTCGACACAGCCGGAGCATATCACCCGGGCGTACTAAATGCGTGCGAGCCCGATGCGACCCGCCGGCGCCGAGCTCGGAAGAATCTTTTTCAGCGTATGCCGGGACGACCAGCGATGCGGACAACCGGATGACGAGTGACGTCGCGTGCGGGCACTCAGATGTGCAGTACCGCGCTCCCGGCATTAGCCGAACGAGATCGCCTCGCACGGCATCACGCTGATCTCGGCTTTGCCGGCGCTGAGCCCGTCGAGTGTTCGATTATGGTGGCCGATGATCTGCGCTGCATCCAGCAAACCGGAGTCGGCGGTCGCGTGCGCGTCCCCAACGAGCGCGACATCAAATCCGAGCGAAACTGCGCGTCTACAGGTGGACTCCACGCAAAATTGCGTCATGCATCCGGCGACGACGAGCGATTTGATGTCGTGCTTCTCGAGTTCGTCCAAGAGTGTCGTTTGATAGAATGCGTCGCTTGCGGTCTTTCGTACGACCGCCGTTGCAGCGGTCCGATCAAGCGCCGGATGCAGTTCCCATCCAGCGGTCCCCGCTTGAAGTCGATCACCTATCTCACCGTCGTGCTGCACGTAGATGACGGGAGCGTTCGCCGTCCGCGCTCTGCCGACGAGATCGCAGATGCGTTCCAACACCTGCGGCCAGCCATCCCACGGCGGATGTGTGTCATAGATTCCCGTCTGAACGTCGATGACCAGCAACGCGGTTGGTCCCTTCATGACGCGCTCATTTCCTTCGATTGACATCGTCCGTTCTGTTAGACCTCGGGCTCGATAAGACAGCTAGGCCTTCTGTGCACTATATTGCACACCTTCGCGCATGCAGGTAGCTACTCACGACGTTCATGTCAATTTGATGTCAACGAAATATTCTGTCCAGCCTTGCAGCTCTCGGGGATCGCGATGCGCATCCCACGCTCACAAGACTGAAGCAAGGAGGACTCCTAACGGCGGCGCTGGCAAACTTGGATATTGTGACCGACGCAAATGCAGATTGGGAAAAGCGGCTTTCAGACCTGTGGACAGCGATCGACGACCACGACGAGAACGAGTTTGTGGCTTTGGTCGACAGATTGGCCGCTGAGCTGCCTCCTGGAAGCGCGATTGGATTCTTTGAGCGTGCCGGAGCGCGCGATTCCACCGGGCACCCCGATCTCGCGGCACCGCTCTACAAGGCCGCATTGGACGGAGGTTTGACGGGCGAGCGTCGCCGGCGCGCAATCATTCAGCTGGCCAGCTCGCTTCGGAATCTTGGAAATCCTCATGACGCGGTGGTATTGCTCCGGGCCGAGCTGGACGCCGCAGACGATGTGTTAAATGGCGCCGTTCGCGCCTTCCTGGCGCTTGCGCTTGTGGATGTAGGCCACGAGCGCGAAGCGGTTGCGGTCGCCCTAGAAGCCCTTTCAGAATACTTGCCGCGTTACAATCTGTCCGTCTCTCGCTACGCGCAAGAACTCACAACGGAAACCCCGTAGCGACTGGAGCTCATCGTCGACAGCGTGAAAGAAAACTAGTGCACTCGGGGTCGTTGTGCGCGAGACCCGAAGAGGTTGCGGCCAAGGTCATACTTGACATGTGACCATTAGGTCACCTATAATGGTGAATGCATGGACGACGTCTTCAAGGCCCTTGCCGACGCAACGCGACGTCTACTACTTGATCGATTATATCGAAAAGACGGGCAAACGCTCACCGAACTCGATCATGGTCTGACGATGACTCGCTTCGGAACAATGAAGCACTTGCGGATTCTCGAAGATGCCGGCCTCGTGGTCACACGCAGAGCCGGGCGGTTCAAGCGCCACTACCTAAACCCGGTGCCGATCCAGCGTCTTCATGATCGATGGGTTAGCAAGTATGCACTTCCGTGGGCGAGCGCGCTCAGTGGATTGAAGGAACATATGGAGGGAAATAAATGAAAACGGGAACCGAACTGAAGCATGTCTACGAGGTTTATATCCGCACCACGCCAGATAAACTATGGCAGGCGCTCACCGATGGGAAAGCGGCCAGACAATATTTCTTCGGCGGCGCGTATAAATCGGATTGGAAAGCCGGCTCGTCGATGGACCTCAATGACGAGACGGGCGTCACAATGCTCAAGAACAAGATCATAGAAATCGACCCTCCCCGCAAGCTCGTCCACACGTTCTCATCACAGGTCGAGGATGAACAACGAAAGGATCGTCCCTCGCGCGTGACTTGGCTCATCGAACCAATGGGCGATGTGGTCAAACTCACCGTCAGTCACGACGACTTCGATGACGAAACTTCTACGTTCAAATCGACTGGAAGCGGGTGGAACGTGGTGCTGTCAGGATTGAAAACGCTTCTCGAAACTGGCCAACCACTGAACGTCCCCATGCCTGGCTAACGGTCAGGAGCGGCCAATCGCAAGCGCGCTCTCAGTCGGACCCGTTAGCACGGGTTCGGCTTTTTTTAGGTGCCTCAGCGTGAGAGGTAGCGGGCGATCACCAAGTCGCCGTTGTTTGCGAACGAGAGGCCTGCGGCGACGATCTTGCCGTCCTGCTGCAGCGCCATGGTCGTGAACTGATCGTTGCCATCGAGCACGCTGGCCACGATGCCGTTCTGCCCGAAGGATTGGTCGAGCGGTCCCGTCGGCGCGAGTCGCGCGAGAGCTCCCTCGTCAACCGCGTTCGTGTCTTGCCCCGACCCCGCGATCACCACCGACCCGTCGCCTTGAAGCGCGATGGCGAACGGAATGTTTTGATAAACGTCGTTCTGGCTATTCAGAAAATCGAAAATCGGACTGACGAACGACGGATCGTTTGTGCCGTCGGGGAATAACCGGAAGGCCTGCGTGTCGAAGTCGTTGCCCGATTGCGAGTCGCGGACTTCGAGCGCGTCGAGGATCTTCTCAGCCGGCGTCAACATGGCAGTGCCGAAGTGGGCCAGCGCGATAAGCCTGCCGCGTGCGCGTTGCGGATCGATCGTGCCGTTTTTCAAAAAGCGGATTGCGGTATTCCCGCTCAATGCTACGATTTTGCCGTCCTGCTGCAAGCCGATTCCGGTGACTAAGAACGCGCCACCGGTTTTTGCGACGCCGGAATCGCCGAACGTCGGGTCGACCGTGCCGTTGGGATTGAGGCGGACGACGACGCCGATTTGACCGGTTGGGAATGTCGCGCCGCCGCCGATCAGAATCTTGCCATTCGGGAGGAGCAGAGCGACGTAGGCACTCGAATTCGTCGATCCGTCGACGATAAGTTGCTCGGTGCCTCCGGATCCGAAGTGCGGATCGAGCGAGCCGTTCTGCGCGAAGCGGGCGATCGCCATGGCCCTCGGATGCGAGGGCAGGTCCTGATCGGTGACGCCTGCGGCGACGATCTTCCCGTCCGGTTGAATGGCCATCGAGTTCGCATCGTTGACGCCGGAGTTGAAAGGCGCCGCCGCCAACCCGGCGTTTCCGAATTGGTTGTCGCTGCGCCCGTTCGCGAGCAGCCGCACAACTGAAAAGCCGCCGATCGCGTTCGCCGTTCCGGGCATGTCGCCGGAGACCAGAATTCGCCCGTTTGCCTGAATCTTGACGTCGACCGCGGCATACGCCGCGTGGGGAAACAGCACGAAACCGCCCTGACCAAAGGTGGGATCGAGGGAGCCGGGCGCAGCGGCGGCCACCGACGGCGCAACGATGAAAAACGCGGTGACGCACACCCGCATGATTCCCTGCTTGAGCTTCATGCGAGCATCCTACGAATCGAGCCTTAAAAGTGTGTGAAAGCGGTCCTAACGTTCTCGACGATAGGATTGTGCAAGACGTCGAGCGCCGCTGCGCATCATAATGAAGAATCATGTTGATTGTGCGGATGATAACCAGCTTCGTGCTCCTTGCGGCGTTCCAACTAAATGATGCGCTTGCAGCGCCATGCGCGGTGACCCGTGTTCCGGCCGTGTTCACGGCCGGCAGGGTCTTTGCCGCGCCTATGGTCGACTCGGACAAACGAAGACTGCGCCTTTGGATCGACAGCGACGGGAGCGGCTTCCTATTCGACGACGTAGCCGCGCGCTACGGCACTTTGACCAAGGCGGGCGGTTCCGCCAGACAACGAGCGACGCTGCCCCGATGGTCTACTCAAGCAACGATTCCGGCGCTGACCACTCGTGACCGGACACTCCCAATCTTACGGCGGTCCGACGTCGCAAGCGATCCGGTATTCGACGGTTTAGACGGCCAGCTTGGAGCGAGCTGGCTCCAGAACCGGATCTGGACGTTCGACTACGTGCGAAGCGCATTGCTCCTTCGATGCGACGGCATGGATCCAGCACATTCGAAGAACGAAGTGGTAAAGCTCTCATTCGCACTCGATGTTGCGGGCAAGCTAATCGGTGGCGTGCAATATCCGCATCTCACAGCGACTGTCGAAGGCCAGAGTTTTCCGACCTCGCTCGATACGGCGGCGACGGTGGCGCTCTCCCAAGCGGGTCTCACGCGCATGCGAGACCGATCGCCGATGGTCCGCGCAACGAGTTTCGCCAAACGCTCTGTAGTCGCGCGCTGGCACGCGGAACATCCCGACTGGCGCTACGATGGCGACGCAGGCGAAGCGCCGGGCGTTGCGGCGATTCTCGTCCCCTCCGTCACAACGGAAAAGGTGCGCTTCCAAAACGTTTGGTTTACCACCAGACCCCATGACGACGTGTTTGAAGGCG contains:
- a CDS encoding tetratricopeptide repeat protein; translated protein: MTDANADWEKRLSDLWTAIDDHDENEFVALVDRLAAELPPGSAIGFFERAGARDSTGHPDLAAPLYKAALDGGLTGERRRRAIIQLASSLRNLGNPHDAVVLLRAELDAADDVLNGAVRAFLALALVDVGHEREAVAVALEALSEYLPRYNLSVSRYAQELTTETP
- a CDS encoding helix-turn-helix transcriptional regulator, with amino-acid sequence MDDVFKALADATRRLLLDRLYRKDGQTLTELDHGLTMTRFGTMKHLRILEDAGLVVTRRAGRFKRHYLNPVPIQRLHDRWVSKYALPWASALSGLKEHMEGNK
- a CDS encoding delta-60 repeat domain-containing protein, whose product is MKLKQGIMRVCVTAFFIVAPSVAAAAPGSLDPTFGQGGFVLFPHAAYAAVDVKIQANGRILVSGDMPGTANAIGGFSVVRLLANGRSDNQFGNAGLAAAPFNSGVNDANSMAIQPDGKIVAAGVTDQDLPSHPRAMAIARFAQNGSLDPHFGSGGTEQLIVDGSTNSSAYVALLLPNGKILIGGGATFPTGQIGVVVRLNPNGTVDPTFGDSGVAKTGGAFLVTGIGLQQDGKIVALSGNTAIRFLKNGTIDPQRARGRLIALAHFGTAMLTPAEKILDALEVRDSQSGNDFDTQAFRLFPDGTNDPSFVSPIFDFLNSQNDVYQNIPFAIALQGDGSVVIAGSGQDTNAVDEGALARLAPTGPLDQSFGQNGIVASVLDGNDQFTTMALQQDGKIVAAGLSFANNGDLVIARYLSR
- a CDS encoding cysteine hydrolase family protein, encoding MKGPTALLVIDVQTGIYDTHPPWDGWPQVLERICDLVGRARTANAPVIYVQHDGEIGDRLQAGTAGWELHPALDRTAATAVVRKTASDAFYQTTLLDELEKHDIKSLVVAGCMTQFCVESTCRRAVSLGFDVALVGDAHATADSGLLDAAQIIGHHNRTLDGLSAGKAEISVMPCEAISFG
- a CDS encoding SRPBCC family protein, which codes for MKTGTELKHVYEVYIRTTPDKLWQALTDGKAARQYFFGGAYKSDWKAGSSMDLNDETGVTMLKNKIIEIDPPRKLVHTFSSQVEDEQRKDRPSRVTWLIEPMGDVVKLTVSHDDFDDETSTFKSTGSGWNVVLSGLKTLLETGQPLNVPMPG